The proteins below are encoded in one region of Bacillus vallismortis:
- the recJ gene encoding single-stranded-DNA-specific exonuclease RecJ: MLASKMRWEIQRPDQDKVKSLTEQLHITPLVASLLVKRGFDTAESASLFLHTKDADFYDPFEMKGMKEAADRIKQAISQQEQIMIYGDYDADGVTSTSVMLHTLQKLSAQVDFYIPDRFKEGYGPNEQAFRSIKERGFSLIITVDTGIAAVHEANVAKELGLDVIITDHHEPGPELPDVHAIVHPKQPGCTYPYKELAGVGVAFKLAHALLGELPDELLDLAAIGTIADLVPLHDENRLIATLGLERLRRTNRLGLQELIKLSGGDLGEANEETVGFQLAPRLNAVGRIEQADPAVHLLMSEDQLEAEELAAEIDQLNKERQKMVSKMTDEAIEMVEQQNLDQTAIVVAKAGWNPGVVGIVASKLVDRFYRPAIVLGIDEEKGIAKGSARSIRGFNLFESLSECRDILPHFGGHPMAAGMTLNAEDVPDLRNRLNELAENTLTEEDFIPVQEVDLVCGVEDITVDSITEMNLLSPFGMLNPKPHVLVENAVLEDVRKIGANKNHVKMTVKNESSQLDCVGFHKGELEEGIVPGSRISIVGEMSINEWNNRKKPQLMIKDAAVSEWQLFDLRGKRMWEDTVSALPSAKRAIVSFKEDSTTLLEDEDLHREVHVISSEDQAKAFDLDGAYIVLLDPPPSLDMLTHLLEGKAPERIYFIFLNHEDHFLSAFPARDYFKWYYAFLLKRGSFDVKKHGSELARHKGWSIETINFMTKVFFDLGFVKIENGVLSVVSGVKKRDLTDSQTYQEKKQLMELDQKLNYSSAEELKEWLNKLMKKDSEAYESTRRT; encoded by the coding sequence ATGTTAGCATCAAAAATGCGATGGGAAATCCAGCGACCAGATCAGGATAAGGTCAAATCACTCACAGAACAATTGCATATCACACCTCTTGTTGCGTCCCTGCTTGTAAAAAGAGGCTTTGATACAGCAGAAAGCGCAAGCCTGTTTTTACATACAAAGGATGCCGATTTTTATGATCCGTTTGAAATGAAGGGCATGAAAGAAGCGGCAGATCGAATAAAACAGGCGATATCACAACAAGAACAGATTATGATATATGGCGATTATGATGCCGATGGAGTTACCAGTACCTCAGTGATGCTCCATACACTGCAAAAGCTGTCGGCTCAAGTTGATTTTTATATACCTGACCGCTTTAAAGAAGGCTATGGCCCTAATGAACAGGCGTTTCGTTCGATTAAAGAACGAGGCTTCTCTCTGATTATTACGGTTGATACAGGGATTGCCGCTGTGCATGAAGCAAATGTGGCCAAGGAACTCGGGCTGGATGTTATCATTACAGATCACCATGAGCCGGGGCCGGAGCTTCCGGATGTTCACGCGATTGTCCACCCGAAGCAGCCGGGCTGTACCTACCCGTATAAAGAACTGGCCGGAGTCGGAGTTGCGTTTAAGCTTGCCCACGCTTTATTGGGCGAACTTCCAGATGAACTGCTTGACCTGGCAGCGATCGGCACGATTGCTGACCTTGTCCCGCTGCATGACGAAAACAGATTAATTGCAACACTGGGACTTGAAAGGCTTCGGCGGACGAATCGGCTGGGCTTACAAGAGCTGATCAAGCTGTCAGGCGGAGACCTTGGAGAAGCGAACGAAGAAACTGTCGGGTTCCAGCTTGCACCAAGGCTGAATGCCGTCGGGAGAATCGAACAGGCGGATCCCGCTGTCCATTTGCTTATGTCAGAGGATCAGTTAGAAGCGGAAGAGCTTGCCGCTGAAATTGACCAGCTAAACAAAGAGCGCCAAAAAATGGTTAGCAAGATGACGGATGAAGCGATTGAAATGGTTGAACAGCAAAATCTCGACCAAACTGCAATCGTCGTGGCCAAAGCCGGGTGGAACCCAGGTGTCGTCGGGATTGTGGCTTCAAAGCTTGTGGACCGATTCTATCGTCCGGCCATTGTGCTTGGCATTGATGAAGAAAAAGGGATTGCTAAAGGTTCGGCCCGGAGCATCAGAGGCTTTAATTTATTCGAGAGCCTTTCTGAATGCAGAGATATTCTTCCGCATTTCGGCGGCCATCCAATGGCGGCGGGGATGACGCTGAATGCCGAAGATGTGCCGGATTTGCGGAACAGGCTGAATGAACTAGCGGAAAACACGCTTACGGAAGAGGATTTTATTCCTGTACAGGAAGTTGATCTCGTCTGCGGTGTCGAGGACATTACGGTTGACAGCATTACAGAAATGAACCTGCTGTCCCCCTTTGGGATGCTGAACCCGAAACCGCACGTTCTCGTGGAAAACGCTGTGCTGGAAGATGTCCGCAAGATCGGCGCGAATAAAAATCATGTAAAAATGACGGTCAAAAACGAGTCGTCTCAGCTTGATTGCGTCGGTTTTCATAAAGGTGAGCTTGAAGAAGGCATTGTCCCCGGCTCAAGAATTTCAATTGTCGGTGAGATGTCTATCAACGAATGGAACAATAGAAAAAAACCGCAGCTAATGATTAAGGATGCCGCTGTTTCTGAATGGCAGCTGTTTGATTTAAGGGGAAAACGGATGTGGGAAGACACAGTTTCCGCCCTTCCATCTGCTAAACGGGCTATTGTTTCTTTCAAAGAAGATTCAACAACACTTCTTGAGGATGAAGACCTTCACCGCGAAGTGCACGTCATTAGCTCTGAAGATCAAGCGAAGGCGTTTGATCTCGATGGTGCTTATATTGTACTGCTGGATCCGCCGCCTTCCTTGGACATGCTCACACATTTGCTGGAAGGCAAGGCGCCCGAGCGGATATATTTTATTTTTCTCAATCATGAGGACCACTTTTTATCAGCTTTTCCCGCAAGAGACTACTTTAAATGGTATTATGCGTTTCTTCTGAAAAGGGGTTCTTTCGACGTGAAAAAACACGGTTCAGAGCTTGCGAGGCATAAAGGCTGGTCAATAGAAACAATCAATTTCATGACAAAGGTGTTTTTTGATCTCGGTTTTGTTAAAATAGAGAATGGTGTGCTGTCTGTGGTTAGCGGAGTGAAAAAACGCGACTTAACAGACTCACAAACATATCAGGAGAAG
- a CDS encoding cation:proton antiporter regulatory subunit — translation MRVRESVLPGIGHKVEIITRNRDKISIIIHHDGRRELYYFDENDHEECVASVQFDDAEARQISAILGGMAYKPKALESVEAALNDLIIEWCKAEVGAPAIHHTIGDLNAGQEYHVTIIAIIKKNQEKQLNPRSATVIDEGDTLVISGERNGLKRLIREKLTANEA, via the coding sequence ATGAGGGTTCGTGAATCAGTGTTGCCGGGCATCGGGCATAAAGTGGAAATCATCACGAGAAACCGCGATAAAATTTCAATTATTATTCATCATGACGGCCGGAGAGAGCTGTACTATTTTGATGAAAATGATCATGAAGAATGTGTTGCCTCGGTGCAATTTGATGACGCTGAAGCCAGGCAAATTTCTGCCATTCTGGGCGGAATGGCATATAAACCAAAAGCATTGGAAAGCGTCGAGGCAGCCCTTAATGATTTAATTATAGAGTGGTGTAAAGCAGAGGTTGGAGCGCCTGCCATTCATCATACAATCGGTGATTTGAATGCAGGGCAGGAATATCATGTGACCATCATTGCGATTATTAAGAAGAATCAGGAAAAACAATTGAATCCGAGATCGGCAACCGTCATTGATGAAGGAGATACCCTTGTGATTTCCGGTGAGAGAAACGGACTGAAGAGGCTGATCCGGGAAAAGTTAACCGCAAATGAGGCTTGA
- a CDS encoding LapA family protein produces the protein MNKQWTIIFALIFTLIVAIFAVINVRSVEVDYLFGRSEWPLILVILGSVLMGALIVFSAGIFQVMKLKREIKALRKENKTAQGTIHKQEDTLHPDLNDTQDASARLEKKD, from the coding sequence ATGAATAAACAATGGACCATTATTTTCGCACTTATTTTCACCTTAATTGTCGCTATTTTTGCAGTGATTAATGTAAGATCGGTAGAAGTTGATTATCTGTTTGGCAGATCGGAGTGGCCGCTTATTCTTGTTATTTTAGGCTCCGTTTTAATGGGGGCGCTGATCGTATTTTCTGCCGGCATTTTTCAAGTGATGAAACTAAAGCGGGAAATAAAAGCGCTGAGGAAAGAAAACAAAACTGCACAAGGCACGATACATAAACAAGAGGATACGTTGCATCCTGACCTGAACGACACACAGGATGCATCAGCCAGACTTGAGAAAAAAGACTAG